ACTAAAGTTGCAATCAActaaatcaaaaagaaaaactacttCTTTTCATAAtagaataaaacataaaaacaaataaaaagtgaaaattttacacaataaaaatataacatatcaAGGAACAACTTAAGAtgagtgaagaaaaagaaaaaggtaaaaagaagGATCATACCTTGATGATGCATGCCAATTTGGTGCAGAAACTAGGCTTCCCATGAAGCAGAATTCGTACTCTTTCAAATATATGTCTCTGGTTTCTTGGATGAATTGCCGTCCCAATCCTGGACCACTTCATGTCATTTCGATTGGGAAGAATCATGTATCTAATAAAACAAAACCAGAATCATTAAACAATGGAGAAGGAATTGAAGACAGCACGTATATTTAAAATTGGAGACACTGTCAAATATTTCCcgattaataaacattttaagcAAGAGATCtattattaagaaaatcaaAACTTACATCACCTAAGTCATTGCAAAATAATACTAGATCTGTGGTTAAATGCCAAATCAAATATGATTGCAAATAAGTCAAATTACCAAAATCTGTAAGTTGAGTGTCTAAAATTGTATAAATCTTTCCACAACGATTGGCACATGCAGTATAAAAAGCTATCAGCAGAAACCAACAACAATAACAGTAATATTAGTTCACTAGGTGAGTTCACTATATAGATCAAATTATGGCATCACACTCAGTAAAAAACCAAATCATTAGATATTAAACTCGGTCAAAAACCAAATCCTTCTAGATGTTTTGGTTGAAAAGGAAACAGAAGAGGCATGTGTGTGAGGGCGTGCTCTTGAAGACACCAATGAGACAGCAGAGGTAAGGAGGAATATAGAGAGAATTCTGTTCAAGAGAAATAGTTTGGAATGTGAGACTAAAGAAACTTTCTTCGAGACAGATATTGTTATAAAACTCGGACGAATTACTGAACTGGTCACGATACACGGTTGATGGATTACAAGTAGAATCGCATAAACTCGCCTATGTTAAATACATAAACTCATGTCATAATTATATactcataatatattaaaaaagagagaagaatatattttaaagagggcattttattttaatgatagaaATTTGATATTAAGAGAAATGGAAGATCAAAAGACTAAACTAAACTCATAAGTATAGAATTAGGTACAACTTGTAGGTACAGGAAAGTAGTTCCAACACAACTACTTTCTACCCGATTTTAATAGTTATTCTAAGAGCGTCAAACCTATAGTGCTGGCTTCAAATCTCAGGCCCTAACCCAGCATCTTCGGGCAGTGTGTTAGACTATCTAGACCAACCAGGACACTGGTTACTAATTCGATAACATCAGTATACTTCAATGACAACTTATCCCATAACAAGGTACATAAAATTTAAGCGAAGCACAAGTCAATTACCAGTGATTATGCAACTTACTTTTCAGGTTTCAAAATAGTTCCAGATGCAACACAATCAATAAGCCAGTCAACTTTTAGTATTGAGGCACCAACAGCACAACCATATAAAAATTTGGTGGTTTGCAGCTGAGACAAACGAACAAAGACTCCATCAAACAATGCAATcattatataacaaaaacataattaatgttGTATAATTTGCCCATTAGTTATTTTAACAAGGAAAGAAATATTCTGAGTTTTGCATAAAATGCTTCTAGGTGCAGTCTTTCTTTGACACGAAATTAAGCTTTCGTTGATTAAGTTACTATGTTGCTCCACGTGCTCTATTTGCTAATGTTTGTGCAAAATTAAACTGCATAAGCCTTCTGGTCAAATGGTTTCTGAAACACAAGTATCTATAGCTATTGGCATGCATGGGAAGATTAAGAATGAGAATGAGCGGTGACAACCCAAAAACCATTATCCGTTTCAAGCAATTACCAGGCCTTGGTAACCTTAATAATAGAAAGCCTCTCATAATGGGTGTCTAGTGcgtaaattatagttttttaacaAAAAGTACGAACCTAATTCTTAATGATAAGTCACAGATATAAAGATTAATCAATTCTTTATCATTAGATTGGCATCTTGTGTGTAACTTTAGTTGTTCGGGTACACTTTAATCATTGAAATGAATCCCTAGTGCCATAAAGCGGGAAAGAAGAGAttaacaaaaatgaagaaagagagCAATAGCATAATTAGCAGAAGTTTTAAGCATAGTATTATGATAAAAGACTAACGGTTATATTGATCATTGAACACAAACCTTTCTCATACATAGAACAATGGGAAAATGCGATAAAGTTGAATGTCGCCTGCCCCTGGAATTTTGAGAGGGAATATCATAAAGAACCACTCCACCAGAACTCCTTATAAGTGCTTCCATGTCCCTTTCCTTCTCACTAGATAATCCGGTTAGAAGGAACTCTATACCTTGAAATATACATTCATTCACTCTGTTTCTGCAATAATTTGTCAAAGAATGTTTCATACTTGGCACAGAATTGGTCAATGACTTTGAAACTCGTTGCCTTTTTGTTCTGACAGATGAACCTACATTTAgcaaaaaataagtaaaacagTATATAAAAACTGAAAGATACATTCCAACTACAGaatattgatataatataaaacCATTTGCATGTCTTAACAGCTGAGGTTTATGGGATAGTTGGTTCATGATATGGTATTAGAGTCTCTAAGACCAAGTGGTCCCCCCAAAATATCAGTACAATGAAGGTGGATTTGTGCATTATCAACAAGCTAGGCCCAAAGAACTCGTTGAGGGAACATGCTAACCATGAAATTTAAGTCATTCATACGTCTTTACCTAACAGATTAAGCTTTTGGGATAGTTAATTGGGCTCTTAGCAATTACACAAACTGAACAAAAGACTTACATCTTTTATGTGAGGATTCCAACTTTGATACTTTCCTTTTCGGATGAAGCCCTTCCACTTTTTCTGAGAAATGTACTTTCTTTCTGACTCTAACATGTTCACTGGGGAATTTCTTGCTCTCAAACTGCAGTTCATTAAGAGTATTGTTCTGTTCATTTTGAACGACAGTTTCTGGCACCACAAGTTCCGTCCTAATTTTCTCTGCACTGACATCATTTGCAACATTCATAGGGCCTAGCAAACACCGGCGTATCCTATGGTTTAGAATAAGAGGTGTATCTTGTGTTGGTTCTGCTGAAATGTCATTTTCATCTGCTGGTTTTAACTCATTACTACGCTTGTCAttctttatttcaataattgaGTTATGATCAACCAAATGCTgattatcttctttatttttgtttccatCTGCGTGCTTTGAAGCAGATAGGCTCTCTGAAATCTTCGTGCCCAAAGATGCTGCACTACCCATACTCTCATCAATTGGAAGTGCTGTCAAATTATAGTTTGGTAAAATTGTGCTATAAGTCTTAAGAGAAGTGTGTTCAACCCTTGCTAATTTCCGAGTGACTTGTTCATCCATCCTTGCTTCAGTGATTGGAAGATCCTTATTATCTAGCACGGACGTAACTTTCTCATCACTACggtcaaaattaaaattctttccCAATATCCTTTGAAAATTATCCACCTCAAATTCAAAGACGGATGGGACAAAATCCTCACAATCTTTTCCTTTGTCAATATGAGTTTTGTAATTGCCATGCTCTAAGGAAAGGCTACACGGAACAAATGAACAGAGAGGATCAGTCAGTGATGGACTAAAACATTTTATCACATCTTGAGACTGCAATATGCTCTCATTAGGTTTGTTGTGTGAGTCTTCAGAAGGCACACTTAGTTGAGAACCAATGACACAGTTGGGATCATGTTTCAGCACACGAGAATTCTCATCAGGAACAATATCTACGGATTCTGTAAGAAAGCTTGTCTCTCTAACAAGAAAATTTGGAATACGTTCTGCATTCTTTCCTTTCAATGAAGATGAATCTAATTCCTTCCAAAAGGGAAACAGAgtaaaaatacatgaaaaataagaTGCTTAAATCCATGAATGAATACAAccaaatacaatataaataatgagaaaaggaatgcaaatttttttaaatgaacaCAAACTGTAGGAATAGAGTACAGAAAgtaaaaaaggaacaaaaaggGCAGACACgtagtaaaagaaagaaaataattttgaggAAATTTGCCTCCAATCATATCAGAAGTTCCCCTTCTACAGATAACAATTTAGAATTCCACACAACCACACAAGCAACTGATAGAAACAGTGGCTTATATGCCATCGACATGAATGAAAATCCAAATATGTAGAAAATCAGATGTTCTTAGATTCTTTTTGTTCCATCAGACAAGTGTTCATTAAATAACATTGATACAGAGTGATGGCAACAATAAAGCGCTGACACATTCTTGATGGAGAAATGCAACCAACAGCCATGAATAGATAGCCCATGGCTCTAACACATTTCTTGCATGACTAACAGAAATGGTAGgtgaaggaaaaagaagaaacgcCACACCTTATATGTCCACCCCCCTAACCAGCGACTTCTAAACCTTTCTGGAGCTGGGTAAGTTGCCCAATTCTCTTTTTCTGAATcgtttaacaaaagaaaatagataagCTTTAAACACTGGACAAAGAAAGCAGATGAAAATGATGAGTAAGATATTAAAACTCACTGAAATTTCCAGAAATCTCAACAAGTGACGAGTTGACACTGTTTGGTGGCTTGATAGAAGTCAAGTCAAGCATAGTCAACCCAACTGTCTGGAAAATGGAAATCAACGTAGCATCAATTacttaatatcaaaatcatgtAATAGTGGAGACATAATGCTGCTCAGAAACAACTGAGATAAACAATACCAAAAGTGAGACtgctaatttgttttcttattcatTAAATCATTCTTTTCAATACAAACCACCCTGTATATCTTCACCCTATCCCTTAAGCCTTCAATATAATTGATATAGAGGCCTCTACAACCAGGCGGTCATTGGTTACCAATAACCAAGCATCCccattctaccaaaatgatatatttcaatttaaggTTGGTGGACCTACGCAAGCTTAAAGCCCAAAGAACACTTTCATGAGGGGGTATGTTAAAGATATAAAGTAAAAGCCAATAATCTACCGTCACGTAATAGCCTAACCTTTTGTGATAGTTGGTTCATGAGAAGCTAAATTTTGAATGCTGTGTCGATAGGTGGAataaaagcaaaaggaaaagataCTTTACCTGATCGGGGGCCAAAACATCGGTACTGTTCCCTATGCATTGATGAGAAATAGGAGGACTGTTATCAAAATGTTTGAGAGTATTTTCACCCAAACCAGGATCATCAAAATGCGTCTTCTTTTCACAACGTAAAGAATGATGAGGTGAGTCTGTATTTTGCTGCATCTCCTTCTCCACGTTAACTTCTAACTGCTTGTGTTTAGATTTATCATCAAAATTGTGAAGCTGAGAAGCGTGCATACCatcactatttttattaatgcaTTCTCTACCTTCTTGAACATCAGACACACCTTTTGTTTCAAATATAGTTGAACTGCAGAGAGTATTCTCGACAGGAACACCAATAGGCAGCCCTATATCTTCATAGGCATCTTCCATGATGAAATCATTCAAATCAGAAAGAGAATCACTATAGTCAGATTCCTCATTTGAGGATTGGAAGCCGTCTTCCAATCCCTCAAGACGTGCCTGCTTCACACGAAGTGCAACTTCAAGTATAGCTTCTGTTTGCATTGTTTCTAAAACTGAGTCCAGCTTCACTAAATCATGTATGACCAATGCCTCAGATGCAGCAACAGAAAGTTCTATTGCACTACTTACATCAGCATCTTTAACGGAATCAATTGTAGCAACTAGAGATTTTGAAGCATCCTTTTCCATAGTTTCAGGGATGAAAGCAGCGGGCAAATCTGATTCACAGGTAAGACGATCCATTATCGAATGCATGTTTTCTCTAAAATCAAGAGAAGGTTGAATAGCTTGCAATGACAAAACAGTACTTGGTGCAACTAGATCTTGAGATTCATTCAAATCTTGGGTCGGGCAAAAGAGTGAACCAATGTCTGAAGAAAGACGAAGACTAAAGTGAAACACCTGCTTCAATGAATTATCAATACATCAAGGAGCTCTTAGTCTTAATAGATTTAACAGTTTAAGTAATTTCCCCAGtagataagaataaaattaacagACACGTTTCACATAAGTGTGCTAGTGTATATTGTGGAAAACAGTGACATCTAATCAACTGAGAGAATTGACTATAAGCAAAGGACTGATCTTCTAAAAGCATTTTTTTCTGTCACTTCCTTCAAACTTCAGAACCCATGCTTGCTATTACAATTTACAAGTGACAAATTCAAGCACAACAATGTCACTGAGTCCTTTTAGCCACAAGAcgaaaaacatataaaaactaGCTAGCTGATATTGCTGTAGCATATAAGTAAACAAAACACAAAGCTGTTTGGGCAGATAAGAATTGAGGAGAATAAACAGATAAATATACTCTCACTCTTTAGGCAGATAAGgattaaaattattagtatCTTATTGATATCTATGTCTTTAGGAAGTTATGGATGCATGTAACTGTTGTGGTGTTATATATGTGCTGTTACAAAACATGTTAAGGGCGATTAACGTGTTGAGTTAGTTTGTTGGTTTGTAGTATTTAGAAGGAGGAAAGTCCTCGATAGAAGGAAGACATATGTAATAGATGTACCATTCTTTAAAATTTGATcgatcaaaaagaaaaataaactcaCATTTTCAGGAGATGAAGCAACACTAAGAGGTGAACTATCATCTCCAGATAAGAATAAATGACAACTTCTATATCGACCTTCTTCCCTTGACATTGCATTGAAATCTTCTCCAACATTACCAGTTTCTTCAGAAGGTCCCGGATCCTTGTTCATTCCAAAGAAGAGAAtgcatcaacaaaaaaattgaccAATTTAACACTCCCATAGACTTACAAAGTTGAAGAACAAACATAGACGCAGTGAGTGGAAATTGAATTagatataaaacaatatttgtgactttaaacttttaaacaaaaaaaacagcTTTGTACAGCTGACTATCCTCTATCCATGTAAAGACGGACTATTTACTAAGACATCACTAGAACTTAAACATACAAAACCAATCATCAATCACTCATATACTAGAtgttataaacttttattttctatgaTTTGGTCTTCTACTGATTTAAATGAAACAACTGGTAGAGTGGTATAATGATGTATCTTGTGATATTCATTTGTGATATGTAGATATTGAACATCTCTGAAGAGTACTTGAATATAATAGCAACTGCGCtcacacaaaaagaaaaaaaaaaagagcataaTTTCAGAAAGAGAAATTCTAACCTTTGCTTCTTTGTATGAATGGGCTTGAGATTCCTTAACAAATTCAATAGACCCATTAGTTCCAAGACTCTGCAGCCAGCATGGAAGCCAAGCTACTTCCTGCAATATGCATATGcaacataaaattacaaatcgaagatatatatatatatatatatatatatatatatatatatatatatatatatgcataagATAATAATCACAGAACCTGTCTTATATGCAACACTGTAAACAAAGACCAAATCAGTTATTAGGACGAACACAGATAAATACATAAACACGCAGATACACAcacaacaattataatttataatagcGGAGATAAGTTTTCCAGCAAATGTGGCTAATGCAGCGACGATTGCAAGCTTGATGTGAATGAAAAGGCCTCCCAATCCGCGCAATTACTACAGTGAGCAGCGATTGAAAACtataacaataatttcaaaatatccATACTTCACTTACAAACAAGTATAAATTTCCCAAAAATCAAAAACCCAACATTTGAAGAAATTTGGAATTAATAACATAAATCAGAGTATCATCATCAAGTAAAAACAAGATCGCTAATATTACAacaacagaaaataaataaatcccCATGAAAAAGAAACACCCACCCAAAATCGAACAAACAAATTCTCAGCCTAGCTCCCATATAAGTCCGCTTTAGATTTTCACAGCCATTATTGAGGCatcgaattttttttttctcgtgtatcatacaaatgaaaataaaaacaaataaataaaaagacaaaaaagatcGAAAGAAAAGAAGCGCAACAAACCTCGGAGAAGTGAGGAGGACGAAAAGCTAGGGTTGCCATGGAAGAGGTTTCTCCCATGTTTCGGTGACAAAGCAAGAGCGAACTCAACACGTTTTGGCGCCAAAGGATAGAACTCGCGGGTTAACTTTGCGTCGATGAGAATGGCAAAACAGTCATAGTCACAATTTAAATTGAGGAAATAAATTTCtgcttttttaacatttatttggtttaaatatGATCAtctgtttaattaaaaaaacatgaacttctgtcctttttaaataaaaatgttttcgaATTTGTAATTCATAATTCTTTTAGACAATTTTTCCATAAAGaggaaaatatataatgaaattttcttcaataagttgaaatgcaagttaatttcaacaatttctttcatataatttttctacattttttatattcaatgtattaaaaaattcttttaacaggTTCTTAATAGATTGTTTGTGTGAAGTGATTAATTGTTAAGGATTTACACATAAGATCCAGTGTAGTATTAATATAGaacaaaagtttaaatataattttattctcggagtatttattttggtttaattaatGGGATGGATCTTACTAAGTATCAAGTTgatattaacttaattttttgttttcgttttaattgtgtttcaattataaaaaaaagtttcttgggtcatcttaaaacaaaattaatagtgttgtttttaataatatatcacattgtttgttttttaactttttattaattttttaatgttattaacttattataaaaaataaaattgttgtgTATATGTCAGATTTATGTTATGATACATGGAACTATAAATTCTCTGTGACATGTGGTCTGTATGAGAGATAATGGTATTTGTCAATGGTTAAGTGTCATTctctttatttcaatttaatttctaggattttttattccatttggtccttttttttttcaaaatgaaataatagtATCTCTTTCTCATCAAATTTATTagttgtataaatattatagtaataattttatttaaaataactttttaacctattaaattattgtatattattaacttatattttgttaatcCTTGTTTTCTCATaacattaaaactaattaagtatAAATGTTCTAAATatctaaaactaatatattattaaaccatgtattttataagaataaattaattaataacattaaacaaataataaatttgattatcttttaattgacaccaaatttattatttttttaaatgttatattaatattcatattaaaatttattaatgattaacaaaatatgagttaatagtatatgataaaaatatatatacaaaacatcttaaaaattaattttaataaatataaatatcaccataatacaaataataaatttggtttgTGAGGgaaaatattttaccttttGAAAAACATTATATGACTAAATTGAATCAATGAGACAtaataaagactaaattgaaattaagaCAATGATGCTTGACACTGACACTAACATGTGACATTGTTATGGTACTATTTGACATTGACATTATCATGTGTCACACAAGGGACCTGACAtgtaaacaacaaaaaattttacaaaaaataattaaaaattaaaaaaaaaacatattgataTGTGACATGTCTTTAATGtcgttaatatttaaaaaaataacctaattgagacatttttttcaaaagttggaacacaattgaaagaaaaaatcaagTGAATACCAACTTGAAACTTTTCCACCAAAGTAGGGGACCATCTGAATAATTAagacattttattttgttaggcTTTAGTTCTTTTCGACTTAATCCGCCTGGTATATATCATAGAATTGTTGATTTTGGCTTTAGTAACAATTGTTGGATCAAGCTTACCATAAGGTCAAAAGTTATAGTAGATAATTGTGTTGCAACTTGGTTTACTCAATAGTGTAGCAGTTCACGTATTACGATTCAATTATAACTCAATCCACTTAGTCTTTGTCACGGAACAATTAATGGATCTTTCGAGGGAGGATCAGTAGGGAGAAGCAACAATAATGAAACATGAGTCTAACACACGTACAAGGGATTAACAAcatctctaacccaaaaccttaaggcaatgagTTTATGGATCTTCCATGTGTTAGCTCCTTTTAGGTTACTAACCCACTTTTAAGACTATAGATGAACATCTAAATCTATGCAACATACGAGTATCCAATAGATAGtaataaattgaaaacttaCAAAATATTAGTATTCAAGGCTTCGATGTACAAGTAAATCTCATAATAAATGATAGAGTTAAATTCATTACATCCATAGTCATGTTTCTACGAGTTTATGCAAGAATCCTTTCTCAATTTCCCACTACCTAGTGTCTTAATCTACATGATTTAGATCATCAATAAAGCGATGGGATCTTTATTAATCACAGgtgtttgaatatatatatcacaaattaattaatatatcatCTTAGATACGTAAATCCAACTAAAGTCATATAATATAATGCAAATATAAGTTAAACATTGCAATATTAGCTCAAAAACATCACATTCTTACATTGGTCAAATgaacataaaaatgaatttgactTATAATATTACCCTTTAGAGAGCTCGTAGGACCTTCATCTGTCAAACTCTAATGTATTGCTGAGTGATAAGTCACATCATTTGAACATCTTGTCAACACTTCAACAATATACCTCTTGAAGAGagaaaatcaattcattccctTTCTCACTTGAACCAAAGATTAGTTTATAGAACAAAAAAGGTATCAATTGATTATGACAAATATCGATCAAACAATATAGCTCTTAAGACTTTGACCAAAACTCTTAAAGGTGAACATCTAAACCTCGCTTAGAACGACAACTTTTCTATTGTGACAATTGTCTTTAGAGGGAGTATTGAGTAGAGTCGTAGACTCCttttagtgaaaaagaaaatactatatCATCTAAAAAACAAGtcagacaaaataaaaaaataattttaaatagtttcaTCTAATTTTACGTGTTACGttcaattatttgttaaaataaatttttaaagtttctattgataaatcaataataacaaacacATGCATTATTCCTAGTTATCATAAGTATATAAACCACACATGGTTATTCTATCATAACCTTAATTAAGAATTCAAAACAAGTAAACAAATAACTCTCACAGATAAAGGGAATTTATGTTCATAAGATTAATTCATGATTAGGGTAATACAAAGGTTTATAACTTTTCCACTTAAAACACTTAATAgttaatgaatattaaaaaaatttataacccTATGTTATTCTCTTGCAACTTGAAATAGTTATACATGTTGTTTATAAATGATTATTGATGCCTTGCTCCATTTTGAAACCATTGCATTAAATCCTTTATCATTTACGTAGATTTTGTATTGCATTTCTTGTGTTATCGATGATTTAGTGGAAAGTCTCAATTCTCTTTGCTTCACGCATTCCTGAACATAGAGATAATTGATAATTTCacaagtttcttttattttcttttcaaaattctaATATGAATATTGTAGAATCTAACTTTTTATGTAAATTGTTTTTCGTTTAATGATTTAAAGCTCATATGCACACATAAATTCACCAAATTAAGctttattttaactttagaaaatatttatgattacaACTATGGTGTATGTCTCATATAAACATTGCATGCATGAATTGTTTTAATGTCTAACATTTGTTCATGCTAAAGTCTAGAGATAGCATTCATACATAAAAACTTTTGCAGAAAGTTCATATTGTGAAATCTTATTACAATAGAAAACTTTTGACATCTCTAGTTAAGGACAATGCAACTGGAAAAAACATGGAACAAGATCACTTAAATAAGTTTCAGCTCagactaaaaagaaaagaaagaacaatgaTTTAAATGTAAGACAATCAATTTATGATCTTGATTTGCATGATTCTTCAAGAAAAACTcacaaaaaatcattttcaatcacactattttgaaaaaaattcattacTGTTAAACTTTGCAGTAATTGTATTTAAAAGGAGTAAAACACAAAACTTTTCAAGcatataaattttaaccaattaaaaattgttttaaaattaaaacataacttTACGATCTTCCacaaatattttagttaattaaaataag
This DNA window, taken from Vigna radiata var. radiata cultivar VC1973A chromosome 5, Vradiata_ver6, whole genome shotgun sequence, encodes the following:
- the LOC106761194 gene encoding uncharacterized protein LOC106761194 isoform X5, with protein sequence MHSIMDRLTCESDLPAAFIPETMEKDASKSLVATIDSVKDADVSSAIELSVAASEALVIHDLVKLDSVLETMQTEAILEVALRVKQARLEGLEDGFQSSNEESDYSDSLSDLNDFIMEDAYEDIGLPIGVPVENTLCSSTIFETKGVSDVQEGRECINKNSDGMHASQLHNFDDKSKHKQLEVNVEKEMQQNTDSPHHSLRCEKKTHFDDPGLGENTLKHFDNSPPISHQCIGNSTDVLAPDQTVGLTMLDLTSIKPPNSVNSSLVEISGNFKKENWATYPAPERFRSRWLGGWTYKELDSSSLKGKNAERIPNFLVRETSFLTESVDIVPDENSRVLKHDPNCVIGSQLSVPSEDSHNKPNESILQSQDVIKCFSPSLTDPLCSFVPCSLSLEHGNYKTHIDKGKDCEDFVPSVFEFEVDNFQRILGKNFNFDRSDEKVTSVLDNKDLPITEARMDEQVTRKLARVEHTSLKTYSTILPNYNLTALPIDESMGSAASLGTKISESLSASKHADGNKNKEDNQHLVDHNSIIEIKNDKRSNELKPADENDISAEPTQDTPLILNHRIRRCLLGPMNVANDVSAEKIRTELVVPETVVQNEQNNTLNELQFESKKFPSEHVRVRKKVHFSEKVEGLHPKRKVSKLESSHKRCSSVRTKRQRVSKSLTNSVPSMKHSLTNYCRNRVNECIFQGIEFLLTGLSSEKERDMEALIRSSGGVVLYDIPSQNSRGRRHSTLSHFPIVLCMRKLQTTKFLYGCAVGASILKVDWLIDCVASGTILKPEKYMILPNRNDMKWSRIGTAIHPRNQRHIFERVRILLHGKPSFCTKLACIIKHGGGHVFKTLQGLVRIIDEEGTWVEAIVVEDKATISRHLKHCAQERNIPTMPFSWIIKSLYSGKLLPFTEKKTIHPLPFVKASELPSSSDMSQEI
- the LOC106761194 gene encoding uncharacterized protein LOC106761194 isoform X4; this encodes MGETSSMATLAFRPPHFSEEVAWLPCWLQSLGTNGSIEFVKESQAHSYKEAKDPGPSEETGNVGEDFNAMSREEGRYRSCHLFLSGDDSSPLSVASSPENQVFHFSLRLSSDIGSLFCPTQDLNESQDLVAPSTVLSLQAIQPSLDFRENMHSIMDRLTCESDLPAAFIPETMEKDASKSLVATIDSVKDADVSSAIELSVAASEALVIHDLVKLDSVLETMQTEAILEVALRVKQARLEGLEDGFQSSNEESDYSDSLSDLNDFIMEDAYEDIGLPIGVPVENTLCSSTIFETKGVSDVQEGRECINKNSDGMHASQLHNFDDKSKHKQLEVNVEKEMQQNTDSPHHSLRCEKKTHFDDPGLGENTLKHFDNSPPISHQCIGNSTDVLAPDQTVGLTMLDLTSIKPPNSVNSSLVEISGNFKKENWATYPAPERFRSRWLGGWTYKELDSSSLKGKNAERIPNFLVRETSFLTESVDIVPDENSRVLKHDPNCVIGSQLSVPSEDSHNKPNESILQSQDVIKCFSPSLTDPLCSFVPCSLSLEHGNYKTHIDKGKDCEDFVPSVFEFEVDNFQRILGKNFNFDRSDEKVTSVLDNKDLPITEARMDEQVTRKLARVEHTSLKTYSTILPNYNLTALPIDESMGSAASLGTKISESLSASKHADGNKNKEDNQHLVDHNSIIEIKNDKRSNELKPADENDISAEPTQDTPLILNHRIRRCLLGPMNVANDVSAEKIRTELVVPETVVQNEQNNTLNELQFESKKFPSEHVRVRKKVHFSEKVEGLHPKRKVSKLESSHKRCSSVRTKRQRVSKSLTNSVPSMKHSLTNYCRNRVNECIFQGIEFLLTGLSSEKERDMEALIRSSGGVVLYDIPSQNSRGRRHSTLSHFPIVLCMRKLQTTKFLYGCAVGASILKVDWLIDCVASGTILKPEK
- the LOC106761194 gene encoding uncharacterized protein LOC106761194 isoform X6, with protein sequence MGETSSMATLAFRPPHFSEEVAWLPCWLQSLGTNGSIEFVKESQAHSYKEAKDPGPSEETGNVGEDFNAMSREEGRYRSCHLFLSGDDSSPLSVASSPENQVFHFSLRLSSDIGSLFCPTQDLNESQDLVAPSTVLSLQAIQPSLDFRENMHSIMDRLTCESDLPAAFIPETMEKDASKSLVATIDSVKDADVSSAIELSVAASEALVIHDLVKLDSVLETMQTEAILEVALRVKQARLEGLEDGFQSSNEESDYSDSLSDLNDFIMEDAYEDIGLPIGVPVENTLCSSTIFETKGVSDVQEGRECINKNSDGMHASQLHNFDDKSKHKQLEVNVEKEMQQNTDSPHHSLRCEKKTHFDDPGLGENTLKHFDNSPPISHQCIGNSTDVLAPDQTVGLTMLDLTSIKPPNSVNSSLVEISGNFKKENWATYPAPERFRSRWLGGWTYKELDSSSLKGKNAERIPNFLVRETSFLTESVDIVPDENSRVLKHDPNCVIGSQLSVPSEDSHNKPNESILQSQDVIKCFSPSLTDPLCSFVPCSLSLEHGNYKTHIDKGKDCEDFVPSVFEFEVDNFQRILGKNFNFDRSDEKVTSVLDNKDLPITEARMDEQVTRKLARVEHTSLKTYSTILPNYNLTALPIDESMGSAASLGTKISESLSASKHADGNKNKEDNQHLVDHNSIIEIKNDKRSNELKPADENDISAEPTQDTPLILNHRIRRCLLGPMNVANDVSAEKIRTELVVPETVVQNEQNNTLNELQFESKKFPSEHVRVRKKVHFSEKVEGLHPKRKVSKLESSHKRCSSVRTKRQRVSKSLTNSVPSMKHSLTNYCRNRVNECIFQGIEFLLTGLSSEKERDMEALIRSSGGVVLYDIPSQNSRGRRHSTLSHFPIVLCMRKIHDSSQSK